Genomic DNA from Hyperolius riggenbachi isolate aHypRig1 chromosome 10, aHypRig1.pri, whole genome shotgun sequence:
TTATGCCGGTGGGGGGTGGAGGGACGAcaagcagtgtgcagggagaaaaatgcaatgcaatgcgGTGCTTGGGCTGCAGAGattgctaaagatctggcatgcaaGACCTTTTGCAGGCGTCGtccagctgtacacatgctggtcaGGGTTGCCAAATCAACCCTTTATTTACTCACACATCTAAGGTATGCATGCTCTGGGGCtgcttgcacataatcagtgcctaaactgcatctaactaaccacAAGACCTGTATAATTATTGtgtccgtatttaaagggatgagttcagACTAGTATGTATACCGTTCATGGCTTTAGAGTGTGTTTCACTCTGAAGGAAATTCACAAAAAAGATATTTAATTGTCCATTAGAATTTCTTAAGGCCACATAAGACATTTTCATTATAAAACACATGTACCAATAGTAACAAATGGCTAAAATTCtacctgtacccccccccccccacacacacacacacacacacacacacacacacacacacacacacacacacacacacctgtggaATATACCTCTCCTCCGCAGGGGGCAACTACAGGGGCAGCAGCCTCTGCAGCCATCATCCTCCCCCAACCTCGTCTTTCAAACCTCCAATGAAAAGCAAGTCTGTataaacacatgaaaaagggtgggaactcaatggtggatgaccaaggtaaggcagagttattaaatgctttctttgcttctgtcttcacaaaggaaacagcactgttgcaaatgacagatgcagaagagtctcaatcttccaattgtaatattaaatacttaacgcaggaagaagtgaaggcaagactaaataaattaaaaatagacaaggcacctggcctggatggcatgcatcctcgggtcctaacggaatcaagttcagttatagatgaacccctttttctcagcatcaacatgggtttactaaagacaggtcctgtttgactaacatgctcagcttttatgaggtagtgaacgctaatgtggatattgggaatgctgcagatgtgatatacttggactttgcaaaggcctccgacactgttccccacaaaagtctgaaagttgaggatgcaaggactggggaagagtctgtgttcatggatagggaactggctaatggacagaaaacaaagagttgtagtcaatggatcatactcaaaatgggtgactgttagcagtggggtcccacaggggtctgtactgggtccagtgctcttcaatttatttattaatgacctagtagattcagtagtgagcaatgttgctatttttgcagatgatacaaaattgtgcagaatcatcaactctcaggaagatagtgtcatattgcaacaggatctggataggatggctatatgggcacatacatggcagatgaaattcaatgttgaaacatgtaaagtcatgcattttggtcgtactaatggtctagcaccatacaaaataaatgggataaagttggggacatcaaacttggagaaggacttaggagtattcatcgacaacaagttaaataatcatactcaatgtcaagccgctgcagctaaagctaacaaaattttgggatgcattaaaagggaaataaaaactcgagatgctagcataatattgcccgtttaactctctagaaaggccacatctggaatatggaattcagttctgggcaccacattacaaaaaagatattgcagttttagagcaggtgcagagaagaggaacaaaattgatacgtgggatggaaggtctcacttaccaagaaaggttagataaactgggtttatttagtctagagaaaagacgccttagaggggatctaattaacctgtataaatacatcagagggcaataaaatagtttggcggatgagctttttgtccctaggccttctcaaaggactagaggacatgatctgcgcatggaggaaaaaacgttttagccatttattgagGAAAAAGgtgtttacagtaagagtgattaacatgtggaatgcattgccacaggaagacgttatggcaaactctatacctgcttttaaagggggcttagatgctttccttgcttggaaagacatccatggctacaattactaggtaatgcctaatgatgttgatccagggattttatctgattgccatctggagtcgggaaggaattttttttcccttttggggctaattggaccatgccttgtaagggttttttcgccttcatctggatcaacagggatatgtgagggagcaggctggagttgtactttgttctctggttgaactcgatggacatatgtcttttttcaaccaaagtaactatgtaacatgggAAATTTCCAGTACCCCAAGGGGCAGTTCCTTCACATGGATCTgtagagggaagggaggtggtCCGCTTCCATCTtaaacagagagagaggagagcatTGAGAAGAATATGAAAGAAGGAAAAAAGAATAGTAGGTGAGGGtaacagacaagacacagaacatttgtatcacacttttctcctggcggccagaactgcagccactataggcagtaacagtgtcagGGGGTTTTGCTCAAGgtttcctcactgaataggtgcagaaTTACTGACTAGGAAGAGCCAAGATCCAAACctaggtctcctgtatcagaggtaaagcccttaaccagtacacgatCCAGCTATTGGAAGATTGTGGTCCAACATTTTAATCAGTCCCGGCCCAACCATCATCACTAAGTACTCCAGATGTCCTTGAGAGCCCAATGAAGGTAGGAAGTGTACAGGGGATTCCAGGTTCTCTCAAATTTCTTAAGAAAATCATCTAGGATTGCCTTTGTCTTGTCAAAACACTGTGCATAGCAAATTCTGCATGTGACTAGTTTGGAGTTCAGAGAGGATGACTTCAACAGAGCTGCGATCACTTCTTTGGTTGCAACCTAGAATCTGAGTCACTAACTTGTATTGAGATTTTGTTGTGTTGATACATTTTCTATGCGTTTTGGTCTTTTGTGGTCTTTATTAAGACAGAATAAAATGACTTTCTTTCTCTTTGCTTCATAAGCCTTACTaatttatcagctgatcaaactgatcacattctTCTCCGTGAGTCGTCCTACACCTAAACGTCATTAACTATATTCAATCACCTCTGTTTCCAGTGAGGAAGTGGAGACAGAAGTCCACCTTGGGGGCAGGTGGTCAGTGGGAGATTGAAGTTGGAGAAACTCAAGCACCAGTGGTCGGTGTGCTACAAACTGACTTCCTAAAAGAAAACAGTTCAAATGTATGTATTCCGCACGACTATGAGCTACATCGGGTTTATTGCTATGTAAAGTGAACGTGAAGTGATAATAAACTTGTGAGCTAATAAATTGCATTGGTAGTgtggatgataaatagaacattagtagtatagaaaagagcctcttatatttttattttcagttttatacctTTATTTTTAAGATTGTATCAGACTTTCAGAGCTGCGGTTTAGAATCCACACAGAGATATAGTAATTACccattgaactttcctgcagtaaaacctttttATCTGCATTTCCTCTGACAGATATCAGCCTTTAAGCTTATTTTTACAGTTCACGAAACCAGACTGAATTTGACAAGCTCTCTAGCATAAATAACAACCCAAGGTTTTTGTTGTTGCTACACTGGAACACAGAGAGGGACTTCAGATCATTGCTTAGTAGTGCTAGTATTATATGTGTattttatctcatcatttcacttcaggtttgctttaagacctTTTCTTTTATAGGGTAATTCCTTAAACAGGTCCTCAGTCACCACTGAGATAAGTTTGTGTGTTTAGTTGTGGCTCTTGTGCAGATAGTCCATATACAAACCACATCTTAAATTCTGCCAGCTAAGTCCAGCTGTGTTGGGGAGCATCAGcaattaagtgtgtgtgtgtgtgtgtgtgtgtgtgtgtgtgtgtgtgtggggggggggggggggggggggggtgcaatatgTTTTGACTTAAAACAAGGGACAAGGGATCAAATCCCTCTACACACTGCAAACAGAATTTCTAAAGATTTAACCATGAAATTCAGTCATCTGCTGCCCCAATCGATTAAGATTTTCTGTCTGATAGAtaaatttaatgttttttttggcaCGGTGATAACCGTAGTAATGAGCAATGAAAACCTTATTGTAAATAAACGTTCTGTATTGTCTtgctgcttaacctccctggcattttgattatgcgcagccgcacggctgcgcatggttttttttttttttttttaaacctaatttttttttttttttaatcatgtagctagcctagcgctagctacatgatacccccttCCCTTCCGATTCCCACCCAgccttccaatcgccgccggcgcctatgcctatcaggaaatcccgttctgaacgggatttccttcagggctttccccatcgccatggcgacgaacgtaaTGACattgtgacgtcatagggagtcccgatccacccctcagcgctgcctggcactgattggccaggctgcgcacggagtCTGCAGGGGGGGCCCCTCTTTTGCGTTGGGTAGCGGTGGATCGGTGGCgatcgcagctagcaaagtgctagctgcgtgtttgaaaaaaaaaatgtattcaaatcggcccagcagggcctaagcggtgacctccggcgtctctggacgagctcagctcgtccagaacgctagagaGGTTAACCACTTGCACTTAAGGAcctgagactgctggtaccaaaaaatgGGGCTTACCGACGAATCGCTGCATGGATCCGCTGCTCTCGTTGGTCACACTGCTTACCCATCGCTGCATGCCCCTAGCTCTGCAGTCATTATGAtcggattggctcacagtaattatggagtcaggagccaatgaaatcgcctctgactggctcacagagctctgctgtcatagagccgACAGAACGAGGGGACTGCGGCAAGGGAGAGATTGGCATGAGTGGCGGCTACGCTCTgtgcggtaattgaaatctacgccctagcAGGAGTGAGCAGCCATAAAGATGTAGATTTAAATTACCAcggtccggaagcagttaaagaACGAATACCCAAATCCTACGTGTCAGTGGGCCTAATACAAAAAGCATATACCGCGAGTTATGCTATTAGTGCAAGGATCGCGAGCGTTATAAATTGTTCCTGcccctcctctcattaagctgctcCTATTGGCTTTAACAaggttccattttttttttttttaattcatagaTCTATGCTTTTGTTTTTCCAGCCTGTATTTATGAGGAAGGACACCAAAACAAGTTTTCAGTGGAGAATCCGCAATCTACCGTACCCAAAAGATGTGTACAGTGTAACTGTGAACAAGACTGAGCGCTGCTGCATTGTACGGACTAGCAATAAAAAGTAAGTGGGCAAACTATAGGCCGTATATCCTAACGCATCTCCAGTCAGAATTCCATTAGCCAAccaacaaacctgaactgaatttttttttcaagaattgtttGCACTTTTGTAATTAAAGATTGCAGCCTCAACTGGGTCAGTGGCACCCAACTTGCTTATCTCGGCATACAAGGCCTAGAAGTAATTGTGGtatattaaagggaatcttaactgaaggattaaaacaaaaaagtttctgCTTTGTCGGTGTCATCATTGGTCCGTAAGTGCATGATGTTGAGAAAATCAGGTAATTGTATCCTTTATTTCTTTTACAGATTGTGTCAAATGTAACTAAAGCATGAGATGAAAAGAGTGAGACTAGCAGCGCGATACATTTCTTGCATTTGAAGTGTAATAGTACTtggtcaggggcataactacagggcaGCAGTCCTTGCGACCGCagcggggcccagagctgtaagggggaccCAACTTCTACTTCTCtctctctgataaaggggtccatccttcaggtcaggtgtttttgtggctacacttgtgtatttaaagattatgatgtccacatggGCCTCAGGCTATGAGGGTCTCCAGTGGTAGGGAAGAGGTGGGAACACAGGAGCAccatcaaatatttttttttctttttgcttgggGGTCCCCATGGTTTGTAGTTACATCACTGTACCTGGGCCAAAAAAATCCTCTTTATCCTGTTCCAGCTGCAGCAACCTCTGTCTTGAGGGGCCACGCCATGTTTGTTTCTGAAAAAGGGTTAGCAAACATGGAACCCAGCGTGCAGACATGTGCAGGACATcatgaatcattttccacacagtaTCATAACTGAGGCCAGTTTCACTCATGATCATTTGGATGGTTGTTATTCTGTCTTCCAGGATTTAGCCCTCCACTTTCTTCACTGTGGCTGCATCGTCCATTCGTGATGGTCTTCCAGGtcttgactagagatggcccagccttggagaactcatggggaagcatgtgatcagtttgatcagctgatagatttgtaagcctctgatttgctgtgatgacttcctggtttaacacatgatcataaccagcaaatcagagccttagaactttatcagctgatcaaactgatcatgtgcttctccatgagttctccaatgcTGGGCCATCCCTACTTGACCCATCTGTGAGGGACATGTGACCACTTTGGAATTTCCTTTTTTCGCCTCCATTTCCACAAACTGCTATCATCTCGTCGTGGATTTGCCGGCCACTATCACCCTTCAAATGCAGGGACTTTATCATGCTGCAAGCCTCTGGATTTACCATTTCTCACTCTAGTCATTTCTGGCATAATCTGTAAAAGAAATAAAGGATACAATGAGCTGATTTTCTCAACATCATGCACTCAGGGACCAATGATGACAAGGACAAAAATGTCATCAACATACCATAACTTTAAAACTTTACGATAACCCCTCATATCTATTGCGTTTAAAGGTTTACTTTACCTGAGCACAGGCTGCTTACAAAGCTACTCCAGCCTCATTCCACATAGCTGTATTGTATGCACATTTCCACTTGTGCTTCAGTGTACTTTGCATAGTGTGGATATATTCAGCTTGGCCACCAATATTTCTGGCACTGGATCTACTAGCACACTGCAGAGTTCAATGCATTGTACCAGTTAGTTTCCACCCCATCCACCATAACCCCACACTCCTCTCCAAAATTAAATcataccccccaccaccaccgcctCCAAGTTACCCCACTTAAAATCGAATTCCCTTACTAATTTGGGTACTATTCCGTGAGCCGGGCgcaactgagctaagtaatgtactgattcatgtttttactggccgtctcgctgcggccaaatgtatcaaaagtgagttaccgtatatactggcgtataaggcgactgggcgtataagacgaccccccaacttttcctcttacaatatacagtttggggtatactcgccgtataagactacccctgtcTGTGAGCGAGCATGTGCCAGGCAGAGTTGTAAATACCGTACTTATGGTGCAGTCCCCTGGTTAATAGATCGCATTCTCCGCCTAATTGCtccttgcgagcagccgctcgcac
This window encodes:
- the DPCD gene encoding protein DPCD isoform X3, which codes for MAVQHWLESLKASKKTCILQDGRRKVHYLFSDGKEMVEEYDHKKHELLVRKWRQKSTLGAGGQWEIEVGETQAPVVGVLQTDFLKENSSNPVFMRKDTKTSFQWRIRNLPYPKDVYSVTVNKTERCCIVRTSNKNCSAQVQDVLWTNRGRSWRGSHTTSIEGDKSH